The following are from one region of the Homalodisca vitripennis isolate AUS2020 unplaced genomic scaffold, UT_GWSS_2.1 ScUCBcl_5195;HRSCAF=11812, whole genome shotgun sequence genome:
- the LOC124373274 gene encoding uncharacterized protein LOC124373274, with protein MQSENEINPPLITLSDLPVLPPNEDTADVYSLDQSLSTELPSLQSENETSPPLITLLPVLPSNEETADLNSLDMNLSNELPSVESGYEISLPLITLSGLPVLPPIEGEEINKDPSTSVYDSSLVVYEEICPDTNMTSQECYIVVCADEMNPENSAVPSQNIVSEGIEVEMSNQMIDHDLEVDVEGNNVSQHDPDWLPPSDHSDSREEWPGETNPDETIEGDVVQNNLQERKRRGRKRKIESQTKEIAKKKRNSNDKYFDYKGKLVESRQFINFRCNCIKKCHELVSEDLRKSEFDKFWNLGDYNSQNMFIAACVKEIQKKRQYTNKNSKRNYSRVYNIRSIPVCREQFIETFRISTKRVNTALCKLRSDDLGDRRGKEQGGKNKISDVRIEEVKTQINKIPKYVSHYKRAENNNEFLPPEMTLQKMFDLYTEEKIERNGGEYLKNKWKNGSEKEKRNIEANVDAVSFSSYRRIFLKYFNLKFKALKSDTCNTCDNFSARIQSATPSEKNEIEDAQNKHIALWKEAREKMKEDGEEAKRNKEFECLTFDLEKTLPLPRIPTNLIFYKRQLWVYNAGVHSFKNNTGYCYVWTEGEAGRGAQEIGSCLIKHIESQLGNDIKHLVLWSDSCGGQNRNIKIVLIMKSCLESHPSLETIKLKYLIPGHSFLPNDSDFSDIESALKHVQRLYLPDDYVQVMRSCRKKKPFSVTRMVPTDFKGTSVLEKKIVNRKQTDEENPKKINWLKIREIYLKKEEPLKLFCRNDFYSEYDKIDLEKKSKERETQ; from the exons ATGCAGTCTGAAAATGAGATCAACCCGCCTTTGATTACTCTGTCAGACCTACCAGTTTTACCACCGAATGAAG ATACTGCTGATGTATATTCCCTGGACCAGAGTCTTTCCACTGAGCTGCCAAGTCTACAATCTGAAAATGAGACCAGCCCACCTTTGATAACACTGTTACCAGTTTTACCATCGAATGAAG AAACTGCTGATTTAAATTCACTGGACATGAATCTTTCCAATGAGCTACCAAGTGTAGAGTCTGGATATGAGATCAGCCTACCTTTGATTACTCTGTCAGGCCTACCAGTTTTACCACCAATTGAAg GAGAAGAAATCAATAAGGACCCATCTACATCAGTGTACGACTCATCTCTGGTGGTGTACGAGGAAATTTGCCCTGATACCAACATGACTAGTCAAGAGTGCTACATTGTGGTATGTGCAGATGAGATGAATCCTGAAAATTCAGCTGTGCCATCACAGAATATTGTGTCAGAGGGAATAGAAGTTGAGATGTCAAACCAAATGATTGACCATGATTTAGAAGTGGATGTTGAAGGTAATAATGTTTCACAACATGATCCTGATTGGCTTCCTCCTTCTGATCACAGTGATTCTAGAGAGGAGTGGCCAGGTGAAACCAATCCTGATGAGACTATTGAAGGCGATGTAGTACAAAATAACTTGCAAGAAAGAAAAAGAAGAGGAAGAAAGAGAAAAATAGAAAGTCAAACTAAAGAAATTGCTAAGAAGAAAAGAAATAgcaatgataaatattttgattataaaggGAAATTGGTTGAATCCAGGCAATTCATAAATTTCAGATGcaactgtataaaaaaatgtcatgAGCTTGTCTCAGAAGATTTAAGAAAATCTGAATTTGATAAATTCTGGAACCTGGGAGACTATAACtctcaaaatatgtttattgcaGCATGTGTAAAAGAGATCCAGAAAAAACGACAGTACACAAACAAAAACTCAAAGAGAAACTATTCAAGAGTATATAATATAAGATCAATTCCAGTTTGTCGTGAACAGTTCATAGAAACTTTTAGAATTTCTACTAAGAGGGTTAACACTGCTCTGTGTAAATTAAGATCTGATGACCTTGGTGATCGGCGTGGAAAGGAACAGGGAGGTAAAAACAAGATTAGTGATGTTAGAATAGAAGAAGTCAAAACTcaaatcaataaaataccaaAGTATGTGTCCCACTACAAACGAGCAGAGAACAACAATGAATTCCTTCCTCCAGAAAtgacattacaaaaaatgtttgatttatacaccgaagaaaaaattgaaagaaatggcggagagtatttaaaaaataaatggaaaaatggaagtgaaaaagaaaaaaggaatatTGAGGCAAATGTAGACGCTGTAAGCTTTTCATCATACAGACGgatctttttgaaatattttaacttaaaatttaaagcgTTAAAAAGTGACACATGCAATACATGTGACAATTTTTCTGCAAGAATTCAATCTGCTACACCTTCTGAAAAGAATGAAATAGAAGATGCTCAAAATAAACATATAGCTCTGTGGAAAGAAGCAAGAGAAAAAATGAAAGAAGATGGTGAAGAagcaaaaagaaataaagaatttgaatgtttaaCGTTCGACTTAGAAAAAACTTTACCCCTACCGAGGATCCCTACCAACCTCATATTTTACAAAAGGCAGTTATGGGTGTATAATGCAGGAGttcattctttcaaaaacaacaCTGGATACTGTTATGTTTGGACTGAGGGAGAAGCGGGGAGAGGAGCACAAGAAATTGGCTCTTGCCTAATAAAACACATAGAGTCCCAACTTGGGAATGACATCAAACATTTAGTTCTTTGGAGTGATTCATGTGGAGGGCAGAATaggaatataaaaattgttcttattatGAAATCATGTTTGGAAAGTCATCCCTCACTTGaaactataaaactaaaatatttaataccagGACATAGCTTTCTCCCAAATGACTCTGATTTCTCTGACATAGAGTCAGCATTAAAGCATGTTCAAAGACTGTATCTCCCTGACGATTATGTCCAAGTCATGAGAAGCTGCAGAAAGAAAAAACCATTTTCTGTAACCAGAATGGTACCAACTGACTTCAAAGGAACATCAGTAttggaaaagaaaattgttaataggAAGCAAACAGATGAAGAAAATCCTAAAAAGATTAATTGGCTGAAAATaagggaaatatatttaaaaaaagaagaaccACTAAAACTGTTTTGTCGGAATGATTTTTACTCTGAATATGACaaaattgatttggaaaaaaaaagcAAAGAAAGGGAGACCCAATAG